The genomic segment agggctcagacatgtcacacacagtgtatgtccatctttcactggcattctactgttgcaattagaacagttctggaatccaggcatccttttttttatttttattttttaaacttatattaaaatatataaatattattattgttattattattacttcatcattaagtatcattattatttcagtcacaccttgactttaggcatgaacctgatagcactgttactgcctggtaccagatatggttccagcagaggtgcaagagatggtgggcactaagtgtctcacactccagtagcagcactaatcaccctaggtaccgaccctggtaccagcgttgatcactcatcggtaccgagaatgatattgttggtaccaagagttgcgcagcacgagatcacgtcatgtgaggctgctggagtagcctataacatgcaggcaggcagcgtagatcactcatcggtaccgagaatgagatcgtTGGTAcagagagttgcgcagcacgagatcacgtcaagtggaatcacagtgagctactgaacggcgccgaaaggtgcccgtagcaacattagagatatagctagagagacgtctctgtaatctctttcctccttagagcaaaccacaacaacagattaattacctcaagttgaatttcaagttgaatttcaagttgaattctggtaccagcgttgatctctcaccggtaccgagaatgagacacatcacacacagtgtatgaccatcctccactggcattctactgttgcaattagtACAGCTGTGGAATccaggcatttaaaaaaaaaaaatattattattattatttatttttaattgttattattattattattatttcttccccagttagttattattatgatttcagtcacaccttgactttaggcatgaacctgatagcatcgttactgcctggtaccagatatggttccagcagaggtgcaagagatggtgggtaTTTagggtctcacactccagtagtagcactaatcaccctcggtaccgactctggtaccagcgttgatctctcaccggtgccgagaatgagattgtcggtaccgagagttgcgcagcacgagatcacgtcagatgaggcagctggaggtgggtactaagggtctcacactccagtagcagcactaatcaccctcggtaccgactctggtaccagcgttgatctctcaccggtaccgagaatgagattgtcggtaccgagagttgcgcagcacgagatcacgtcagatgaggcagctggagtataacatgcacgcaagcaactccttcgatagagggagagtggcggcagtttgttacacaggataattattccactgcggaaccaacaagcccagcgagtaacttccccgacagaggaagagtcgcggccgtcctgcaggagagttcatgcacgcaagcaactcgctcgatagagggagagtggcggcagaatcacagtgagctactgaacggcgccgaaaggtgcccgtagcaacattagagatatagctagagagatgtctctgtaatctctttcctccctagagcaaaccacaacaacagattacttacctcaagttgaatttcaggtggatatgtgcctcggggattccacgagagtagcttcacatgcgaaagcacaagctacagggagaagccaccgttactataagctgcgatagcacacttttaataaggcggggataatagcctgataacgatagcctggagaggggcaacagtagtcaccagctctcggacagctaactgccagtaggcacctcgttaccagtatcaattcgtacctATGTCAATTACAAAGCATAACTTTCAAGACTGGTGTAAACTGTAGTTTCAGTTTCTTTTGATTGAAAGCTTTTGTTACAAGCTGAGTGTAAATTATACTCTCATGCCATGTCTCTTTTCCAAATGTATGTCTCTTTGTCCTGTCTCAGTAACAGACCAGCCAGATCGGATTCAGCCAGAAACAGAAGTCTACTGTCGAACTGACCCACCTGTGACCTGAAGAATGGAACCTGACTGAAAGTGCTGACCTGGTATACAGCTATCTATGAGGTGAAGGCAATTTTTCTGAGCTCTCTGAAATGTTTTACTTTGTCATAACCATGTCATCCTTTTAGTGAGTAGTGTATTACAGCAGATTCATTATCAATTGCAGCAAGGAAAAGGCTTCATGGAATGTCAATTAATTACTTTGAGGGTGCCGACACAAATGAAAACGTTATATGAAATAGAAAAGGGGTGCATCTTTCAGCAAGTGTCTTTAGTcagtaaacaaaacacacaatgtaAGGTACGCCCCTATTTTATTACACCTgaatagaaaaaaatagaaaattctattctattcagggCGTGCAGTCTACTTTATGCTGCTGCAAAGACTATGGCCCGTCCACAGATTCCCTCACTGAGCCTCCACCTCCCCTCAATTCAACACCAGTAAAGACCCATCGCCTGCAGCATCATCTTACAATTACAATTTGCTCCAGAAAGTGTATGTTTGCATCCCTTGGGAAGTGAAATGTTAATTGCATAGATTTTTGACTATTTGCATTTTTCCTGGCAGCCCTCCATTTCAATGAGAATGCTGCACGAGACCAGGCCACCACGTCCACAGATCCCCTCTACAGGATCCATTACTCCAATGCCATGAAGAGGGAGGCAAGAGTGAAGCCCGTATAAAATGAGGCAACATCTGGTAAGTATTTCTTATTTTAATTATATagaaaaagtaataaaaataAGCCTTGTAATCTGAATTAAAACAGTTAAAACAGTATATTTACATAAGAAATTTACACTTTGAATAGTTTAGTAAattaatgtgaaaatacagtagaaATACAACATGTCTTTCATTGCATAGGATGCGTTGAAGACGTGGGCCTGAGAAGGAGGGGGTGATCACCAGCTGCATCTTCCGCTTCAACGCAGGGGAGGCAGTCTGAAGCCCATGTATTGCTGTTGACTATCTGGAAACTCCCGACGAACACGCAGGACGACACATGATGGAACCACGACTCTTATGTGGCGCCCAAGGAATCCCCAACACCAACTGACAAACATCCTGTACGCCAGATATCTGTAACGGCTACAAACAAAATGTGCTTTTAGATGACTTTcataataaaaaatgtttttggtttcTACACACGTTTTGGGTCACTTTGTATTTGAAGATATTAGTCATACACAAAATGTACCAGTCATAAGGCATTCTTACATTTCATTGGTGTTTACAATATGGCCTTTACTGATATAAAGGCATGATCACAagaacaggggtgatagtgaaaaaaaatcctgagcctgaacttttccccctgctctaacgacgacgacaagatactgcatagtgatgtaacgtaggcctattttgacacattattcaaacatttaatagcctgtgtatgaccattattcaagcctgaaagaagaaaaaaaaaacctgaacctgtaacactttctataagaataacctaatggctaattattatcaatgtttttattttgcaaactctgtcaagcctgaaatcaggtatCAATCAGGCAACAATCAGCCCTGCAAGAAGTAAGATAAgactgtttgctgaaaatgtAAAGTTGTCATACATTTGTGATATGGTAGAAGTAAGGAGTGAACATACTGCTCTATGCCCCGTAGCCGTACTGGTCCATGATCTGCTCTGTAGATGTTGTACATGGCTTGAAGCACATACACATTGAGGGACGTGGCATAAAATCCAGGATGGTCGATAACACACTGAGGCTGAGTGCCCTCCACCTGCTCCATGCGCCTTGTGACCTGTTAGGTAGTAGGATGATACAGGTAAGGTGAGTGTTGCAAGCAAATACTATGGTGGCCCTGTCACCTGAGGAGGCCAAAGTAGAATTAGCCTTGTGTGGTCAGTACTAACCGGCACATGATATTTGTTACAGTTACTACATTGCATCTAATGTGGGGATGAGACGTTACTGGGGGGGTGCCCTAAAATATTCCCCCTATTTAGCCAGTGCAGGATCACACAACAATCTAGCCTACTGCAGACCAGTTACTCTACCAAGGTATTGTGCTGGAAGGAACCCATGGCATGTGTATTATTATttacttatacttttactttggccacccttGTTTACGCTAACCCTACATGACAAACACCAAGAGATATGCTACACACCAAGTGATGGAGAAAACTAGTTACCTCTGGGACCTCCTGACAGCACAAGCTCTCGTGTTCAGTAGGCATTGCACCACAGTTCCCGCATCGGCACCTATGAAAGGACGAGGGGAATGAGTCAAATTTCCTCCAGCAATGTACAGTCTAGGTGATCTCCTTGACCACGTCCCTTGTAAAGCTAAAGGCTTTTGTATGGTCATGTcattgtaatttctaaagttgctgtaCGAAGGCACACAAGCTATTTGTCTTTCTGAAGGTTCCATACCATTTGAAATGATAGCGCCTATGAAATGGTACAAAATATCGCCTCGCCTAGCCTTTCCAGTCAAAACACTGTTCAATGTTTACATAGACTATGGATAATAGAAATACAGAGGGATGCAATCATATTGTTTGGTCAGTATCTCTAATAGGACGATTACAGTAGGCTACGTTTACTCTGCTAGTAGCTGGCTAGCCTGTCTGCTGAAATTTGAGAGATCAGCGATGCAGATGGAAAGAAAGTACAAAATTGACTAACCATTCAGATACTGGTTTTGGTATTCGTGGGGATCTAGgtggctcctcttcctcttgttcgGCGTCTGGGTCTGACAAGGGCTCAAGCACGTATGGCTTAAAAGCCATTGTGATTTGGTGGTGCTACGCTCCAGTTCTCTCGCGGCCAACCTGGCTGTTGGCTGCGCCGCAAGCCAAGACGGGGCGTGGCTAGACCAGGGACCGAGCAGAACCGCGCAATTTAGAAGTGACTGGCGCTGACAAGATTTCAAGCTGGCGAAACTTTGGTGTTCTGATGATTTTGAATAAATAACTTCATGGACGTGTTCTGTATAGCCCATAGACCAATTCTAACTGCTGAATGAAGGGATTTAATATGTCACCTTTAAAActgtttgcaagaacagcatacctgtcagctacaaaaaaacggcaaaaattccctgattttaagccaaaaattggaaaagtttcaacaggccaaatcctgacagtcaacgggacggcaaTGACAGGGcagacagtacaccatgcttttccatttaagAGTCCGCGCGCGCGGCCAAAATCCccacacacagggcatgttttaaaaggagcgtgtgcagcgtaaaacattaaatatgagtttctccttgttgttttgccgcctaagttgtctggggctgatgcaaaacttcatgctggttcagtttgtaatcaggtaaattcgcacgattgtctgtgcgtttgccatgagcatcgactgtatgactatgaactgatgctcagatgcaaagatgcacacccacgaaatggatagggttggatttagattgtagttctcaatttaaaataaattccctgagacttcaactggataatgagggaggctcggtggtcggttaagatttttaaacatttcgtcatccccagtgtttataaattaggaaccgaaaatggcaccgccaggaaccggcattgaaacgtaggttctagaaccggaaccgaaaccgaaaaattctgatcggtactcagccctaggcaagcaacaccgcaagaatttgcactttacgcaagacaccagatgctccacaagccccctaaacacaattcagtctcatacttaaccctattcagactgggcttttttggcattcctgggcctgggggggggggctcttttgactcGTGAACGGAAtgcagtatgactacgaaacttggggggagatgatctatatatggacatctatgaatgacataatttttgtgtaattatctggtagtatgatgtcattatgacatcattatcttattatgcccaaaatctcgccataatgtattttccatcaaatttaggtaatgcacttaaattttaatgattttatgcttcaaaccacttaaatgctcacaaagttgtctgatgctaatggaaataacatagatatggtaaagtgatttttggtcagacatacctgtcagaaaaccaatgataaacctaatctttctaactgtagccaactaaatgttaggaaaagtcacaaagtttcgtagtcatggcttaagtcgttaaggaattatacaacgtcaaagttggtgcgggcacttttagcccccccccagtctggatagggttaagtgccagttcaaatgccccacagaacagaatgcaataacagacagacaccggacaccatgcactgacttagcctggtcctgaccatcccataatactaccatttcatttcgtatttatggtctggcatttgtttgctctgaagcgattgtaggaagcaggaagtttgcactcagttatggtttgaaattattggacacctctcacccaatcgctggcagttactcaacaacaacatagcgcagactagggtttaatatttttcccgaaaatggcatgaatcaaatcccgggatctgacggcccatttcccgggaatcccgggaaatcccgggttttttttttttttttttccaatttttttgatctagtcatgtagaggctataattcaactgttcctcccaaactggcattttgtatcaagttgttactgtttgtatcattattgggagaaaggaattaagataaagctctcctatccaccaacacaataataatgaagtgtaagatgatagcctgtgcgcagcatgcagcgcttatcaatgacggtggattgttggtggagctcacgactttcacctataagtttgatgcaacagtgggttggctattttccattaaggaattgtgtttgaggttgtgcgcaaatcatggcacattgtccttcacctgtggatagtatacacgtctaccgccagcttcatgagaacaatgtttcactgtcggctactgtgataagcggtgggaaatatagcctatacgatgtcatctcaatagtggagttccgtgcatgggatttcatctgggtcagtcagaaatggcagtttgctttagcgccaggaagagtgttttttcaaacaagaaaactggttcatcataggcaggtatgcatggctaaactgactttaccgtttgcccaagtgctatcgttttcctctggtaatagcaccgggcgtcactacagttaggtgacctcgcgcgcataataaacccattaaaatataggcatagacttcagtgtctttcagagcaatatgaaccaatcagctcggctttgcaactaaacaaaatactttcctgatgtctacttaactaaaataagctgcattttgtctaatatttggagacatcgccttgccctttctgcagagcgattttgggaagcgcctctctctcgttctctctctagttctctcgctcacacacaaagcgacgcttgcactcttcgcaagacatatgtcacttgactcatcttgttggatagaccagccaaacttgcaagctagatagccaatagtttcgattgtgctgcttggggaggaggcaaaattggtacaatttaggctgcatgaaagcatacacgttaactttcacgttgtgcgatggatggagacaagtttggaatcgctccctctctcaccctctctcgctcacacacacacgcgcgacgtaattctctgcactcttcgcaagacacttgactcgtcttattggataccatccaaacttgtaagctagatagccaatagtttcgattgtgctgcttggactggatgtatttaaactgttaaaatttaggctgcattaaagcatccacacgtttcaactttcacgttgtgcgatgggtggagacaagttgggaatcgctataagttagagattttttttaaacatgggctggcaagatgtaaattacctgcactgcttgaaaaagacgatcgactatgtgcctcaggcatcttaacctactaaaaactaataggcggatagcgggcggattcggttttggaaattggagaaaaaacattagcgtattagggcgggtggattagaaattctgagaagcggttgcggatgaaataatacgtcaaccgcgcacctcagacattgctgaaatgggcctgtactgctgctgcttaaatgagcctgaagtgttaccgctgctagatggcactgttgcttatgttgctgggacaacaaatagacacgcacttaattttttttcccggtttcccgtcatggctttcccgggaaacgggaaattgttttgatcagatttcccgggaatcccgggtcccgggattaaaccctagcgcagaccaatggctctggtgcagatgtgtacgtcattgtcacgagcgtccttcCCCTTTTGCCCCcatgtggggggcgtattcgattattggctgttttctgggagggcgttgcgatcaaaattctactgctccaggcactccacagagaagcacggccagactacagtagtggagccaatcctttggcggaagtacgtagaatggctcgcgaggctagcactGACTGACCAATTGATGgttattctactgatgactaggttcaaccggctgctctgagtcgtgcacgtcttgtatcgaatgtcaaatgttgtgtggACGACCtctggttgccagatgtatggcgatttccagcgcaaacatgctaaaacaaaacccattcAAAAATAACCCCGATGCACATAgttgaaacagagcacaacagagcacagagaagtggcatgatgcgtatatttaggacctggtggcacattatgccatctaataatcaccatagcttattgccataatagcaagagctaacaagcagcgagcaacaaagctaaaaacaaagctagcttcacaaagcgttaggtggcctgcttataatctacctttctgaaaTAATAAAGCAAGtgtgcctaccgttgtagaagttatcctgaacatatatgtgtccatgtgaagatcctgtcgttatgttaaatccattgTATGCATTGCCTGCGttgacattgggagccatcggctgtgtatgcGCGCTTTAACTGTCTGTCACTATTTTGCCcgtagtctgttcaatgtagtttctacgGGCAGataaagtggctgccgatcctgaagtatcatccgtttccctccttggcaaatcatagacgggcgagatgatatatctcgtgaccaattttgagcaatatgattggtcaagcattcgtttttttcaaaactccagaaatttATGGCTGCCAACTGAGAAGGGTctggctgcaggcttgcagccgggtcagcggtgacgtcaccactgaacTGCGAGACAGAGTTGACGTCACACGTGAGCCACACGACAGTCTGTGGGCCTACAAGACCGCGACATCAAGCTAAAATGTAAACAATCCGATCCTCGGTCTCGTCTTTTGAAATTCAGACTTTAAATTGAGAAGACATGTTTTcaacacgtaggcctataatgttgctTAATGTCGAATGTTATGTTTTGTGGTCTGTGTCCCCGCTCTGCGCATGTGCAACACGTTGCGTGGAGTAGTCGCCCTTCAGTTTGCTAAAGGCTTGTTTCGCTGAAAGGCTGTCTGTACTctgtaacatttgttttgttcGAGTAGCCGAGGTTATATGGCATTTTTCGTAGTTTATTGATACACCACGTAATGTTATAACTGTAGTGTGTGCCGGGAAAGAAACGAAAGGCCAACTAACAGAGTATCACGTGGAACATTAAAACAGGCCAACACCATTTGCTGGTGGTTGAAATTTAAAAggcaacacaaataaaacaagTGGTGTCGTAGCTCAGCGAGTTAACTCCGTGACTTGCTTTTCTTTgttcgcgtccccgagggggacgagttGTGTTATCATACTTCTGCCACATTCCTAACATTATAATGTTGCCGGTGGTGTATGGAAATGATCTAGACCAGAGCCATTTCCTTGGGTTAATTAAAGTTAAAGATTAACGACACATGACgtggccgtctgtcaaagatagccgaggccttttttttttctttttctgaaagacgatgtaggcataggcctacataagaaacgaataataataataataataataataaaaacacattgtGCGCAGTGCAAGCTTGCTATCTCAGTTTCCAAAGTAACAGAActccccctcggggacgcgacCCTGCCACATCGTCCATCATCGCGTGTGACGTCGACACTGTCCCGGAGCaggtcagtggtgacgtcaccactgacccggctgcaagcctgcagccagTCATTATAGTGCCAACTCCacttggcaccagtttttttttttagcatcgagagacgtgtagtactttgttttaccagatggttacccaatgggagggggtttggcgctatttccccagctggaaaatactcacaggGAATATTAAAATAGGAGACTCGAGACAGAATgtttaatgattaacggatattaaagctgttgttgggggaattaggggatgcctggcatcccttggcatctgcaaCGACACGCCACTGGTTACTAGTTAGTCATTCAATAGCAAAAAGTAGATGCGCCGAAGTACACTCACCAGTGTTcgtttctgctgctgtgttgtgcagtTTTTTCATTTCAAACTTCCATTTCCATCcctaatttgatgacagcaaacctccttatccttctgtaggcctgtgtttacgataagctagcaaagccctgacaggaagctaggtatgttttgattacccaggcgccttgatgtgacgtgaacaggaagtgtgcatgatttcattcactgtaataacactcaaaaatactgcattgtgattagttgcacagatgaaataaccaaataatgactttgtaggagttttgactgtaggtgttttcatgatttacgggagttctgttcatcacataataatgaaaatcacacagaatgtgcattagaatgtgtagattcagaatccactaaaaaaactcaaaaacgggttttcccgttttgggagccaacgcatgggaagtaaaaacggaTTTTCCTgtggtttggtagtcaatgtgttaaggtactgcaactgcaaaaattgtcctagaaccctgtaaatttacatAGGTCATCCTGTCTCATAGGGGAACCAacgtttcagggcttggggcttttcctctgtcaaatatcatcttcaacatatccaaaaagctcaaaaaatgcttgtccgcctgacaaattatCCTCATATTTGataattttcaactctgttatgatatgcattggtccctcaaatgtaaatacaAAACTGCCTAACTTCCTGAGCTTCAAGTtgagtccaagaggacctttctagctagagtacaacagctgctatgtccaaagttattcactatggcctatccgaaaatagtctacTGGCAATAGTGTGCTAGCATTctacaggcattcagacactgtcaggcataaccatttcatatgggactatgaacatcaatttcacatatgtttgaccttgacttgaaaattgcggtagcactttattttagggatacatctattagcctgtataagtaacttgtaaggcatgtactaaataATATCAGACAGTAGTTagacatgtattcgcaaatgtcttgttcatgcacaataagggatttattaccaatataaccttagtaaggacctagtagacatagatttctatttatgagtaagcagtaagggccagaatacaatgtgtgtaagctcctggta from the Engraulis encrasicolus isolate BLACKSEA-1 chromosome 14, IST_EnEncr_1.0, whole genome shotgun sequence genome contains:
- the LOC134463375 gene encoding P2X purinoceptor 7-like, which translates into the protein MPTEHESLCCQEVPEVTRRMEQVEGTQPQCVIDHPGFYATSLNVYVLQAMYNIYRADHGPVRLRGIEHRYRYLAYRMFVSWCWGFLGRHIRVVVPSCVVLRVRREFPDSQQQYMGFRLPPLR